GGGATAGAAAGCAAACATTTCCAGGGAACTTTTTATAATCCAACCCCAGATTCCTATCTGTGGAGAAATCCACCCAGGATAAGACCCAGAGGAGACGGGGGATACTTGCCAATGTCATTGTGGGGAATCTCATCTCTTTCATTATACTGACTGTACTTCAGTATCTTTTCCACCCTGAAGGTCTGCTCATGGGATTCTGTCTTCTTCAGGTCCTGGTCCCCTAGTACAACTTTTAGATGCTTGGGGTTCATGCTACAAGGTAGAATAAGATGCTCAGAAAATTGCTCTGGGATGCCAGAAGAAGGAGCTTTCAGTATCCTTATCTATAGTTCTTTTCTCCATTAAAAAACTCTCTTTGGGTTCCAGATAAGACAATGCAAGGGAACTTCTTCATCAGTGGAATAAACACTCTCATTTTTCCTGGGAGATCTCTTCTCTTTGGGCTTGGCTAAAAGTTGGCCATTGAAGTCTTGAGCAAGTCTGCTGTAATTCATGGGTAGGTACCTAATGTTCATGTGTCTAATTTCTCTTGGGGACCACACTAGAATCCCAGAGGATAGAatagttctttagaaaatttgcAGGCTGCCCTCTCAAGCCAGGGCTCATGAAACCAGCCCTGACCGTGAACTTTGTGAATCTAGAAGAGGTGATGATTTCTCAGCTCCCAGAAGTCACTGGAGGTCAGATGTGAATGCCTGACCCAGAGGTTCACTGATAGTAATGGGCCATTTTGCCCATTCAGGGTAAACTCTAGAGGCTCAGGAAGAAGACAGAGCTGAATTCAGTCTCACTCACTGGCCTTCTTTCCATGAGACTTTAGTTAAGACATTAAACTTTCCTAAAACccaagtttcttttaaaaaaggaataactATATATCTTTCCTTCAGCATACATACTAAGTGCTTGCTACATGGAAAGACCTCTGTAGTGAAGGCATCAGGGatatcacaatttacaaaacACACGAACCCTGCCCTCTCTTGGTAGTTAGCAAACTTCATGGAACAGCTGTGGTAAGCCATGGTAACTATATCTACTCTCATTTAAGGCTCTGTCCTTTGGACATTTAGCCCCAGTCATGCCAAAATGTCTGAGTTATCACCTGGAGGGAAGAAAGCCTGTTTGCACTACAGTCACGTGTTCTCCCTTCCCCACAGATACCTACTCAGTACAGTGGGCTGCAGTGAGCACCCAGCAGGGGTGGATCAGGGAACCCCCACAGAAGTGGCCTTGGGGCATGGAGGTGGTCAGTGGCAGTGAGGTCTGCAGGGACACCTGCCACGGGTGCTTGCCCGCCGTGCTCTTAAAGCCCCCGTAGATACGCTTGACTGTGCGTTCAGCTATCTCCGTCTTCCCACAGGAGTCAAACCCTGGCATCTCCATCACAGGTGCCACAAGGCTTTCCACTGGGTTAGGACTGTCTGTAGGGCACATGAAGATAAATCATGCAAGCTGTGGAGGACATAGCTGGAGTCATAACTCTGACCACAGGTTGACCAAATGCCCAGAGCCGAGAGACTGTACACCTTCAATATGTTGTTTGGTGTGTGACTGAGACTCGCTAGATGACTTAGGTAATATAAAGCAAGCTCATAGAATTGATGTGAAAGacattgcttttatttccatattttgaaGTGCATTACTCCTAgggtatacaaatatatatgcaaaatatacaACCTATCAcggacatgcatacacatgtgtgttttcAGGCTTTTCTTTTAGTAGGTTAGGGGAGGTAGGAAGTTTACCCAGAAATCTGTGGCAAGCAAAGAGTGTAAGGGCTATAGGGCTGAGACTTTGTTCTGTTCCTTGAGTTGTGCAGAGGGAGATACAACACCCAATTCAAGAGCTCAAGGGGGCTTGTCAGAGGAAAGAATGCTTGGGTCATTTATCAAAGGACgcttaaaaacaaggaaaagcaGATACGAGATGGACCGTCACAGAAAGGTGCCCACAGAACACTGCCgtatgtgtgaaagagagagaatgtcttCGGTCAGATCAGCACATTCTTTCCGATGTTGTGGAGAGGTGGGCCAGTGAGGATTGTCAGAAAGAATGAGAAGCTGGGCTTCAGACCATAGTTCCTCCTGAGAGGCCACAAGGGCCCAGCCAGCGGTGGTCATTGTCCACCTGACACAGTAAGTGATCAACAGCGTGTGATGGTCATTGTCTACCTGACATAGCCAGTGAATGATGCTGAGGGTACTGACCTGGGGTTACGAAAGGAAGTTTTGTATCTAACCTGAGATGATAGAAGTGTTGAGGCTAGCTCATTGCCTGAGGGCTACAGAAGTCTGGGAAGAGGGATACGTTTGTTTGTAAGGCGAAGTCAAGGGATGTGTAGGGCGGAAGTGGCTGAGCCCCAGGATTTCCACCAGGACTGTCCAGGACCATCCATCTCCTCCCCAGGCCCCATGGATAGCACAGACTCACCAGGCACTGGACAGACTGTGACATCACAGTATTCCCATTTCACCTTCTCACTGTTCACCTTGACGAAACACCAGGGTTTGTGGTCTCCATCTGGGtttctaaaatacaaaatttaagtgACTGACCATCAAGGCTCGGAGGCCATTGTCTCACGGAAGCACCCTGAGTCAGAGGATACACAGTGCCCACATGTCCCGGAACCATTCTTCACTGGAATCCTCCAACAGGTTGGCAAACCTTGGCATCCAGGCATGCTCACAGATTTTGGGCAAAATCTTAACGTCAGAGGGAGAGTCCTGAGAACCAGAAAGCAGTTTCCAACCAGTGTGCTGGACCACGGGAGACACGGAACATGGGAAACGTGGGGTTCCGACTGAAGACCCCACTCAGTGTGTCAGGAAAGGGATACAGACAGACACGGTGAGAGCTGGCCCCAACCTCTGAGTCCCAGGCATGAGAAGAACCCTTTGGGAAATAGTCAAAGACTTTCTCCATGAAGATAGTTCCACAGAAGGCAGCTCCCAATGAGCATTAAGAAAACAGAGGACGGGTGCTATGTGCAGAGAAGACACCCTTGCTGGGGAGACCAGTGcaaaggcaggcaaaacaccccacCTGCTTCCTATATGCAAGTCACCTGGGTCAGGGACCTTGGTTAGACTAAAGGTAGATCAAGGAAACCAGAAGTGTTGTCTGGAGACAGAAGGCTCGGGCAGTCTGGTCCATTTGCTCCTCAGCCTCTCTTGATGGCAAGTGGGCCCATGTGACCACTTCTGCCACAGAATCCCAGAATTCATGTGGAAGGTAATGTGTCATTTCTTGGTTTTGAGTTGACTTTTGGATTTTTTGGGGGAGGAGGCGGGGTTgcctcattttttctctttttaccctTTCTGAGTCTTTGCAATACTCTGTGGCACTGAACTCTCCCATCATCACCGTCCTACTGCCCACAACACGTGTATCATTAGGAAGAAATGAACTTCGACACACATGAGGCCCCGAGACTAGGGGAGTTTTTGTTGGTGTGTTATCCCGAGCAGGATGATTCTCTATTCAGAAAGAAAGCTGCTGACTTGCGATCGGTTAAAATCAAGCAACCAAGATGGGACCTCCAGGAGGTGATAATTCGTACCTGCAGAAGTTGTGATCTGCGATCCCGTGGGTCTCGGCGTCCTCCATGAACACGTTGTAATTCTCCTGCAAGAGGAGGTGGGAGCTCCAGTAAAGGCATGGGTTCTGGTTGACTGTCCTACTCACTTTGCCTCGGTACGAGTAGCCGTCACCGACATAACAGTCGTCCGGACCTCGGAGAGAGCAGGCCACCTATGAGAACGGTCAGTTGTGGACTCGTTGCCAGCAACGAGGGTCCGTGGGGATATCGGGTGGGTCACGGGTCTGGGCCTGATCATGTGTTATCCCTCGGTTTCATCAAAAAGCTCCAGAAAGCTCCACATTCAACcagaattaaaaatatgaaatcgTCCAGTTTGAGAAGGTGCTTACAGAACAACTAAAGGAGATGGGAAAGGGCTCTGGTGGAGGGTTGGTCTAGGTGGAGGGTTGATTTGCTACACTACACCCCAGAGCATCACTTCCTTGGCAGGGGCTCTGGGCTCTGAGGTAGGAAGACTGGGGAGGAGTAGACCTTGGGAAACTCTGAGCCGTGAGTTTGGGAGACGCTTGAACAGAAAAGGCCCGGGAGGTTTCCCTTGTCCCAGAGTCTTGGAAGATGTAGCGGTATGAAGACCCATACCTATTTCACAGAATCTCCCCTTATACTCGTCCGGACAGGCACAGCTAAACCTGGACCTCCGTCTGTGTCGGGAACAGACCCCGCCATTGTGGCAGGGATTTGGTCTGCACGCTGGAAGCACTGTGAAAACAGGAAGCAGGACTCAGAGGGCATGTTAGGAGGTGTGACACCCCCTAATGGTAGCACTCTTCTGCAGTCATCCTCTCCTAAATGATGGGACACCAAAGGACGTAGACAGATCATTGACACCCTGACAAATGTCCCAGAAGGCATAGACCAACACGCATAAAGCCAGATGGATAGAGGagcaacaggaaaacaaaaaaccaaaaaaccaaataacccctcTCCCCAAAATGGGTCACAGGGTCCTTACAGACGGATCCGGAAGTTTTCAGATAGTCTGATCAACATAGAAACTTGTCTGTGGCCCTTGAGAGCTATGTGACCATGGGTAAGTTAACCTCTCTGAATTTTAGGTTCTTCATTTATGAATTTCTTTCTCTCATAGACAAGAGTAAATCTCTTGGGACGATGTACCTACTCATAACAGTGTCTCAGTGTGTAAGTCCCTCACACAACCCATTCAGGAATAATAGATCAGTGCCTACTTCCTGGAGGAATCAACctccaagctctctctctctctctctctctctctctctctctctctctctctctctctctctgtgtgtgtgtgtgtgtgtgtgtgtgtaggaatacAGATTAGTGAATTCTCCCTGAGTTCCCCAGGGAGGATCCCTTTTCTAAGGATCCTAATTAAGAGGCCTGTCTTGGATGCCACAAAAATTTCAGCAGACACACTTCAACCCACATACATACAGTAAGATGCAGACACCATAGGCACAAGTTAGAGCAGAGGAAATCTTCTGCCCAGAAGAGCACCTGCCACTCACCTTTGGAGCAGTCTGGCCCCGTGTAAGGGTATTTGCAGGCACAGCGGTAGTAGGGAGGCTTCTGGGTAATGAGGCAATCACCATGGACACACGGGTTGTCCTTGCACTTGTTTTGGGCTGTGTAAGATACACAGAGAAGTAGATAATGGGGGTGGGACATTACTTGGGGCACATTTGATTTAGAGGGACACCTGCTTAGCTTAACTTTGGAGGCGGGGCAAGCCAACTGTATCTGTGGCTTTGGCCACAGTCCTGGAATGCCAAGCTGCTCCAGGACAAGGATTTCCTTTTAACCTTGGGTCCTGACTGATATTTCCCCCCATCCTAACATACACTTAGATAGCTGTTCACACCTCCATGTTCACACCTCCCATGTTCACACCTCCATGTTCATACCTTCAACAGGCAGTTGTggtttctgctctctctctctctctctctctctctctctctctctctctctctctgtgtgtgtttttttttttgtttttgtttttttgtttttttgttttttgttttttttgttttttgttttttttgagacaggttttctctgtgtagctctggctgtcctggaactcactctgtagaccaggctggccttgaactcagaaaactgcctgcctctgcctcccaagtgctgggattaaaggccaccactgcccggcttgcccCTTAGATTAAATTGCATAGATTTGATTTTCCAGTTTTGGCCATTCTCCTGAGGTGTAAGGAGATGGGTGAACCAAAGATCTCAGTGATCGGGTGTGCTCAGCTGTGTTCCCAATGGTCTCAACCATTTCCTGAAGGACACTCAGGGTCAAAATGGAAGGAATAAGTGGGAGAGGCACAAAGGCCAGAGGCCAGGATGAGGCTCTCTGCACTTATCCctatcttttctccttcctttaccACAGGAGGTGACCCTCAGTCGGACAAAAGCCAGCTCCTCGCCCGTGTCTCTATTCCCACTACTGTACAGCCCTACAGCAGTTCTAAATGCAGACACTAGGAGGGCAGTGGGAGAAAGAGCCCAGGAGTCGGGCTGGCTGCTCTGGTGTCTGCTTCCACGCTGACCAGCTGTGTGGTCAGGAGCAGGTCTGCAGCTCCTGTGCACCCTGCTCTCAAGCTGGCCCTTATGTGCCCTGGGATAGTCCTGTCATGGCGTTCGAGGAGCACATTCCTCCGCTGAAGTTAGTCTAAAAGCACATTTCCCAGTTTctcaccctcttttggcctcaatATTATTCTCTAGAGAATGGAACCATGAGGCCCGTGTCATAGTGTTGGGGGTAGGATGTACACGGGTGCCACTTGTGACCACACAGAGCCTGATCCAACCATGCATGGTCACAGCCTGTGCAATTATAACCTTTGCCCCAGGATCGCCCAGCGTTTTCCCATCGCAGGAGGGGGTCACAGTTAACCCCAAGGGATGAAGGATACAAAGCAGTGTGCTCACCAGTCTGACACCGGCTCCCAGAGAAGGGGGCTGGACAGTTGCAGCTGAAGGTATCTCCTCTGATGATACAGTCCCCGCCGTGTTCACAGGGGTTGGACTGGCATGGATCTAAGACGCAAAGGCAGAAGTCAAGGTCAGAGGGGGGGAATCCAAAGAGAAGACCCACTTCTCACCTAACGTAGGCCTCCTGCCCCAGACGGGGAACAACAATAGAACTGTTGCTTGGACAAAGGCGAAAACTGTATCATCCTTCGAGATCAAGGGCAACCACAGTCACATGCCGGGGATAGGAATGCAGGCGAGTAAGAggggaggcaggcagacacagttgTGACTGTGCCCCTCAGCCCCGCTTTGGACCCGGCTTTCTCATTGAGAAAGTCCCCTTCCCCTTGTGAGTGTTTTCCCCTCCCACCTCGCCGGGAGTACATTGGGGTCTGTCTCTGATGCTGAAGGCATTTCACAAGCCTGAAGACCTCCTCTACTTCCAGTGCCCAGGGGTGGAGGTCAGGCAGAAGTGTGCAAAGCTAGCCCACCCCTCATGAAACACGCGGCTTTCTGAACATCAGGAAGGCAGAGCAAAGGCAAGAGGGTGACAGAGAATTGACAGCTCAGAGGAAATGACCCAGTGGCCTTCGTCTTTCTTCAACTCCTTGTTCAGTTAGATTTTGTCATATTTCATCTGTGCTTTTGGCTTTTTCATGGTCGTCTGAATGGATCCTCCCTTGGGGAATTCTTTGTCCTGCACTCACATTCATTGTTCTTTGGTTCGGGAAGTAGGATCCCGGGGCCTGGCTCCTGTTTTGATGGTCTCCTCTGATGTTCCCCCTGTGCCCCGTATCTTGGCCCTGCCTTCCAGGCCACTTTGCAGTAACAGGGCTTTTTATACCAGCTGTTAAGTGCTTTCTATGCCTTCTGCTGGCTCAGTCACGTGGCTTTGCCTGGATCTAgcttcttattttccttttctgtcctaTTGATTAGTTTAAGGAGTCATAAACCAAAACTAAGTgtgtgattacacacacacaaacacacgcacaaacacacacaactacattacatatacacacaaacacacacacagacacattcacctATACACACAACCACATTCACctaaacacatatatgtacatacaagtacacacacacacacatacatatatatacacacacaatcacagtcacaaatacacagatatacacataaatttttacatacacacactcacacaaacacataaaacacaaacaaatacacataaacattcaTACAACCACACTAACAACTGTGAAAAGATTCTGAGCAAAAAGCTGTGCATGTTGGCAAATATTTATAATCCCAGCTAGCacccaggaggtagaagcaggcagaactCGAGGCTCATTGATCAGTCAGTGCAGTTTAATCAGGGTAAGCCCTGGCCAGTGAGAGGTCCCATCTCAAAAACTGAGGTGGACATCCTGAAGCAGGACATCAGAGGTTGCCTGCTGGActttgtatgcatacatgtacacaagcaTCTAACTGTTCACACCCCtccaacatacacacagactcacatgtacacatgcatgatcaggcatacacacagagattataagtagcaaaagagaaagaaaaagaacaaatatgtaTAGCCAGATGTGTCAATGCTGGGATGTAAATATTCAAAGCTAAGTTAAACTATTTTGCACTGTTAGGACACAGCTTGAGGTCAAAGACACAGAGCTGATGTTGAACTTGAGATCTCTTTGCAGTGACAGGAGCCGGATGATGAGGCATGGCCTTGCTGCATGACCTTGGTCGAGTCTGCTCCTCTCTTGGCCTCCCTTACTTCACTTGGTACTGGAGGTGGGGAGATGCTTCAAAGCACCTTCCCTGTTCTCGTAGTGTAAGACACAGACGGATGGGGACAGAGCCAGTCTACGAAGCTCTTCAATACCTATTTTTCCACACAGgccagagaggggagagaaaggccCTTGCACACGGCCACACATAAATCCAGCCATGGTCCCTCCTTCTGGATTGGCACCCACCATCATCTTCATAGTACCAGTCGGGGTTCTCGGGGGAGGTTGCCGTGGCACTGGGGTCTTTGTCTGGGCTGGAGTGCTCGTAGCTGTAGTAATAGTCATCGGGAGTCCAATCTGCAGGGGCAGGACAGGACAGAAGACACACCCTAGTCATTAGGCTTAAGGAAAGCATCCTTGATTTAGGAGACCACCTCTACCCTGCAAGCTCAGTTTCTTTAAGGAAAAATCACATATCTTTTCAGCTCTCCCAGCGACACAGGAAGATAGGAGGGTCAGGCTTGGTAATGTTTAATTTGGGAGATGTTATGGGCCAGCAAGGCATGGTAGCACAGGTTAGAAATGCAGAAGGAGATCAAGCCCCAACTTTACACTAAGTGTGACCGTGGCTGTGGTTCTTTATTCTCCATGCCTTAGGTTTCTCATCTCTGAACAGCAGGAATCATCCTGTGGCCTCCAGGTCTTCACATATCTACATAGGGTCTACCAGGGATAGAGCACATGGTGCTGCCACCGTGAGGGACGTAGTATTTCCCCATGAGATTTCATCAGTCATCTTAGCTTAATGAAGTCCAAGGCTCCTGTGCCTTTCCTCTCGGGTCACACAGTTGCCACTACAGATCATTTAACAGCGAGCTTTACTGAGCTTCTGCTGGGCCTGTGCTAAACGTTTGCAGGTTTATCCTCATAGAAACCAGGGAAGCCGGgccagggatgtagctcagctgATAGATTGCTTGCCTTTAGATGCAGATCCCAGTTTTGTATGAACCAGCTGTGGTGGAACTGTGATCCcaaatgtcttagtttctttcaATGTGCTATGAAATAAAGATACCCCCAACAAATGCACTTAAGgaagggaggtttttttttttttgctcacaGGTTAGAGGATACAGTCTCCCATGGTGGGGAAGTCAGGGTACCAGGAGCTTGGGGCACTGGTCTCGTTGGAGTCACAGTCAGGAAGAATAGAGGGATGAGTGGACATTAACGctctgttccctttctccatttTAGACAGTCTAGATCTGAGGCCAGGAAATGGTGTCCTCTCCTCAATGAACCCAATCAACTGCATCCTCACGTACCTGCACAGAGGAAAAATAATCCCCCACAGGTGTGCCTGGAGGCTTGTCTCCTAGATGAGTACAGAAGTGGTCATGTTGACGATTGGCACTTTGGCATCGGACCGTACGAGGTAAAGGCAAAAAGGAATCAGGCACTCAGGCCAACccgggatacatgagaccctggctCGAAATAATCTGGAAAGTGTGTGCTGACTGGGCCTTACCCTGTGGGCtctgagacacacagagaaaagcaaaagcaatgtGCCCAAGGGTCCCATGGCCAGATTCACACTAAAGTTTGCCTCAGTGCAATCACCACATCTTTCTAGTTTAACAACAGTGCTCAATTGCTTTGATAggttctttcttttgctttaattggctctacacacacacacacacacacacacacacacacacaaatccccaCTGAATGTCTAGCCTACTACTTAGCAGACACCCACATTCAGCCCTCAGACTCTTCCTGGACCTTGGTTGCCAAAGGAGACAGACTGCCGTGACACCCATAGATGGAATGTTCAGTTACACAGGACTTTGAGACAAGGAGGCGTGTGTGTCTGAACTTGAGCTCTTGGTTACATGGAGTCTTGGAAGATGCTGGAGGCCCTGTGACTGGAGGAGAGAACTTTGGAACTGGGAGGAAGCTGAGCTCATTTCGCCTTTTGCAGCTGATGAGAGGATGGCAAGTTGGTGCAGGGAGCTTGGAGGAAACTCTCCAGAGAGGCATGACAATGAGGCAAGACTTGAGAGGAAGCCCAATAAGGCAGCGATGGTGAGGAGGACCGGAGGACCGCTCTCCATCTAAGCCTGATTCCCAAGCACACTGCCTCGTGCATCTTCCCAGCATTCTGTAATAGTCTTTATATCAGTGGCATCTGAAAAACTGACTTTTGCACATGGCTATTTTATATTTCCCATTAAAATCGGAAttatcttttcatttcatttttttttgaatatGCCAACCCTGGTTCCTTGGTGAAGTTTTACCTCATTTATCACGGTGTCAAGTCAAGACTCTTTACTTGCTCATTATTTTCCCTGGCTGCTTTCCCCCGACTATGAAAATGGACCCAGAGGAGGCCGCCTTTCTAGGCATGAAGGTCTAGGTTGAAGATAAGACCCCAGACTTCCTGGAGCAATGAAGTTTCCTTCCACAAATATAATTAAGTAGAGACAAGGAGGAGGTGACGGAAACTGTTCTGAGTTGGCCATGAAAAGTTCCAAGCTGACATTTGAAGGAGACAGAGAGTTGATTGCAACACGGATTTATCTCTGTTTTCACTGCCtgactattttgtttttcttacaggTGTTTACAGATAAGAGTCTCTCAGGGAGTTTGTAGAACCCTTCTCAATAGTCCCACAAATTGGAGGGCGGATTGACTTGACTATATTATTAAGGTTTTCCACTCCACAGCCCCGCTCTGTGGCCAGGAAGATGCTCCATTGGCAAGATGCTTCCTACACAAGCTTGAGACCTGAGTTCTGGTATCTACTGCCTATGTACGTAAGAACATGGTGACATAGGCCTATAATTCTAGTGCTTCATGGGGTCAGTTGGAGATGGGAAATCCCTGGAGCATCCAGCTATTCTTGCTGAGTTGGTGAGATTTGTGTCCAATCAGAGATTCTATTAAAAAACTAGGAAGTAAGTGATAAAGATCCCTGGCATTTACTGCAATCctctacatgtatatatacacaccacaacCATGTAAATGCGTgcgtactcatatacacacatttgtcttaaacacatgggcacacacacatgcacacaccacccaCATATATAAAGCTCAAACACACAAATCTGTACACATTTGCTTACCACTCACACATTTAAAAAGCACGAAATAAAGGAGATGCATTAAGTCTGACAGCTTGTGAGGGTCCGGGGTGGAGGTGGGCTCAGCGTTAGGCTTCAGATCACCAGGGAAGGAGAAGCCATTCAGTAAGGGGGCTGCAGAGGATGTTACCAAGGGCTCTCCATGTGGGCAGACCCCTACCTCTTTTGTAATGTTGACACTCCGTCTCACTGAACGTATGAACAGTATATAGGAAACCTACAGTGGACGGCGTGTTATGTCGGGTGGTGGAAGGCACTGGGGACCACAGAGTGTCACAAAGTTAGACCCACAAGAGTGGGCACAGCTTGTCCTGGAGGAGCCTCCAGTCTGAATAGCCTTGAGGAAGAAGCAAGAGGAGCAGACCGAGAATGGTGTGGGGGAAGAGTAGTTGGGTGTGGCCACACGGAAGCCTGCTGTCTGTGCTTTCAGTGCTGGATATTTGACTTGGTTTGAGCCAATCAATGACACGGATGCCCCAATTCTCCCGCCTCCTGCATCTTTCCTCCCTTACAGCAGGATGTTCCAGTTCGTTTTCGCAGGGATGGTTCATATTTCACCTCTTGGACCTTTGCTGACTTTGAGACTGGCTCTAAGGCTGACCTCGAAACCTCATGtcatcctctctccttccttttctccttcctttccccttccatccctccctcccttcttccttccttcctcccttccttcctccctccctccctccctccctccctccctccctcccttcctccctccttctcccctgttCTCGCCTACTTTCCTGGGCCTTCCTGACTCCTGTGGAAATAGTCTGGCCTATTTTGCCATAGGAGTCAACAGCAATCCCAGATGAAGTCTTGGACACAAGAAAGCCAGCTAATTGCAAAATGAGATGCCAGATGGGCCTCTAGTTGAATAAAGATGCAAGGAAATCCAGCTCAGAGCAGCTAGACCTGGTATAGACCAGAAGAACACAGATTAAACTGCACCCAAGAAATGAATATCTAAATACATGGTTATTGATGGACATCTTCAAGTTGGGGCCCTGTATTATAATAACAGCAACAGACACACAGGGCTTGATTGACACTGGGTTGCTCATGAGATTGGGGGTTAAGATACAGGGGTGTTCCTTGTTGTAGCCTTGTTGTCTGTAGGGTATGGATGTCTTAGATGGAAGCTCTTTGTTTCCCTCTGGG
This portion of the Apodemus sylvaticus chromosome 1, mApoSyl1.1, whole genome shotgun sequence genome encodes:
- the Habp2 gene encoding hyaluronan-binding protein 2 isoform X1; amino-acid sequence: MFVRMLVLRVLLLIALVGKAVVGLSLMSFIAPPDPDWTPDDYYYSYEHSSPDKDPSATATSPENPDWYYEDDDPCQSNPCEHGGDCIIRGDTFSCNCPAPFSGSRCQTAQNKCKDNPCVHGDCLITQKPPYYRCACKYPYTGPDCSKVLPACRPNPCHNGGVCSRHRRRSRFSCACPDEYKGRFCEIGPDDCYVGDGYSYRGKVSRTVNQNPCLYWSSHLLLQENYNVFMEDAETHGIADHNFCRNPDGDHKPWCFVKVNSEKVKWEYCDVTVCPVPDSPNPVESLVAPVMEMPGFDSCGKTEIAERTVKRIYGGFKSTAGKHPWQVSLQTSLPLTTSMPQGHFCGGSLIHPCWVLTAAHCTDMNPKHLKVVLGDQDLKKTESHEQTFRVEKILKYSQYNERDEIPHNDIALLKLKPVGGHCALESKYVKTICLPSDPFPSGTECHISGWGITETGEGSRQLLDAKVKLIANPLCNSRQLYDHTIDDSMICAGNLQKPGSDTCQGDSGGPLTCEKDGTYYIYGIVSWGQECGKKPGVYTQVTKFLNWIKTTMHRETGL
- the Habp2 gene encoding hyaluronan-binding protein 2 isoform X2; amino-acid sequence: MFVRMLVLRVLLLIALVGKAVVGLSLMSFIAPPDPDPCQSNPCEHGGDCIIRGDTFSCNCPAPFSGSRCQTAQNKCKDNPCVHGDCLITQKPPYYRCACKYPYTGPDCSKVLPACRPNPCHNGGVCSRHRRRSRFSCACPDEYKGRFCEIGPDDCYVGDGYSYRGKVSRTVNQNPCLYWSSHLLLQENYNVFMEDAETHGIADHNFCRNPDGDHKPWCFVKVNSEKVKWEYCDVTVCPVPDSPNPVESLVAPVMEMPGFDSCGKTEIAERTVKRIYGGFKSTAGKHPWQVSLQTSLPLTTSMPQGHFCGGSLIHPCWVLTAAHCTDMNPKHLKVVLGDQDLKKTESHEQTFRVEKILKYSQYNERDEIPHNDIALLKLKPVGGHCALESKYVKTICLPSDPFPSGTECHISGWGITETGEGSRQLLDAKVKLIANPLCNSRQLYDHTIDDSMICAGNLQKPGSDTCQGDSGGPLTCEKDGTYYIYGIVSWGQECGKKPGVYTQVTKFLNWIKTTMHRETGL